Below is a window of Wenzhouxiangella sp. XN201 DNA.
CTCAATGGCCAGCTTGGGCTTGTAGGCCTGTTCCGCCAGTTCGATGCCGAGCTCGGCCGCTTCAATGCGGGCTTGCTTGGCCTGGACGGCCGGATGGGAAACCAGTTGCTGCTGCAGTTCATCGGGATCGATTGCCGTCGCCTCGAAATCGGGCATGCTCTCGGGCAGGGGGCGATACGCTTCGCCACCGATGTAACGGGATAGCGTCGCTCGCGCTCGATCGGCCATACGCCGGTGCTCGGTAATCCGATCATCGAGCAAAGCGAGTTCCAGTTCTGTTCGCAACAGGGCCTGTGAATGGAGTCCGCCGGCGGCAAACCGCGACTGCAGCGATTCGATCTGCTGCTCAATTCGGCCCCGGCTCCTGCGGAGCACCGCCACTGCCTGATCCTGCCAGGCCAGTTCCAGCCAGGCCTGGCGGGTTTCCAGTGCAATCCGTCGAAGTGCAAGATCGGTTTGTGCACGCTCACCGCCGGCTTCCGTGCTGCGCTGGCGTTGCCGGATATCCAGCGTTCGGCCCGCCGGGATTTCCTGGCGGAGTCCAATTCGCAAGGCCTGGGTCATACCCTCCTGGTCCAGCCGGAAGGTGTCGGTCGGCACGTTGACGACCTGGGCCGAAATCATCGGGTCCGGCAGTTGGCCATCGGCGATGGCGTCATTTTCGAGGGCCTCGCCGCGGGCCACATATTGCTGAACGCTCGGATCGGCGGCGGTGGTCGCCAGGGACACCGCCCGCTCCATCGTCAGTGGTGTTTCGTCGCTTGCTACGGCCCGCGTTTCAGCAGCATTTTCATCGCCTGAATCGGCTGCCGGCGTTAACGTCGAAAATACCAGTAGAACGGACAAGTACAGGGCCAATCGCGCCAGGCGACTGGAGCAGTATGCAGACTGGAGGGTGCCATTGGACATGGTGAACCTCTCTTGATGGGTTCTGTAGATCTTGGGTATTGCGCGCCGGTCGTTGAAACACGCCGATTCACTGCGGCATGTCGACGCCCGTGCAGGGAGAATAGCTTGTGGGGATCAGGCCCGAGGTGGGCGAAGGAGGCTGCTAATGATGTCGTGGGGAGCAGGTGCGTTTAGCGGCGAAGGCGGATGGCTTTTCGCAGCCGGCAGGGTTGTGCCGAGGCGGACGGGAACGACGAGACTCGTGGCCGGGCAGAGACAGCGACAGGTTTCGTGTTCGCAGCCGGCATCTTTCTCGCAGCAGTCATGCGCCGACTCCTCGTAATCTGCGTCCGGCTGGTGCTCGGCCATATCTGAGTGACAGTCCGCATTGTCGCCGTCACTGGCAACCTGCGCGAGGGTCGCGTCGTACTGAGAAGGCGTCGCGCTCGCTCCCCACACCGGCAGGCCGCCCATCACAAGGGCGAGAGCCAGAATGCAGCGGAGCAGGATCGACGCGATTGAGTGCATAAGTTCAAGTGTACCAGCAACTTCATTGGCGCGAGGCAGGTCAGTAAAGCGTTCTCATCGCCGATTCCGACCAGGTTCTTGTGAGACCCTTGTCCCGGCGCGTGGTTCCGGCGGCTTCGGGAAATCTGCTATCTTTTCACTGAGTGTCTTTTCAAGGGGATCACGCTATTCATGTCTTCATTTTGCCGCAGCTGGATTGACAACTTGATCTCGGCGGCATTGACGGGGAGTAATGCGTGAGCGCTTCGCCCATGCATCGGATCAAGCCCTTGCTGGACGCCTTGCCGCGTTCGCTCTTTCTCGCCTCGCGGGATCTCGACGGCGTGATCTCGGGGCGCAGCATTCCCACGCGCAAAGCCGTCGAACGCATCCTGGAATTGATCGAACCCCTCGGCATGGGTCGGCGCGTTCTGGTGATCGGCGCCGGGGCCGGCTATCTGGCCGCGGCGTTAGCCCGTATGGTCGAAGATGTCGTAGTGGTTGAGCTCAAGACCGAGGTGGCCGATATTGCCAGGGCCAACTTCGAGCGGGCCGGGATCGAAAATGTCCACCTGATCCTCGGCGAGGGCGCACTGGGCGCGCCCGATCTGGCACCTTTCGACCTGATTCTCTGCACCGCCCGTATCAACAACCGGGAGCGCCTCGCCGGTCAACTGACCGAAGGTGGCCACCTGGTTACGCTCGAGGGAGACGACCCCTTGGTGCCCTTGCTCGCGGTCCAGAGCTTGGAAAACGAGCGCTTCAGGCGACGTGAGCTCGGGCTGGTCAACCTGGCCCATGATGCGGGTGAAACCATGATCGACCTGGGCTATGTCGACGAAAGGCAGCTCGACGATGCTCGGGAGGAAGCGCGTCGGCGGCGCGAGCCGGTGATTTCGGTCCTACAGCGTCGTGGCGATATTGCCGATGTGGATCTCTATCGCAGCCTTGCCGAACGGTACGGACTGCGGCTGGCCAGCGCCGACGAGCTGCTCAAGGATCTCGATCTCGCACTGTTTCGACGTTTTTCCAAGACTTTCCTGGACAACCAGCGTCTGTTGCCAATTCGTTCGAGCGACGGGGTTCTGTACGTGGCTACCGACAATCCCGATGCTCCGACCGAGGATGTGGCGCGGGTGCAGGACTTCAAATCGGTAGAGAAGTATCTGGTTACGCCCACTGATTTCCGGCGGCTGTGGCAGGTCATCGATCTTTCCTCGCGCGGCAGCGAAATGCTGAAGTGGACCGAGCGGAAGCAGGAACCGGCGCGCTCCGACGACCTGCTCGACAATTCCGATCGCGAGCTCAGCCATTACCTGGTTTCACTGTACGAATCGATCCTACTCGATGCGGTCAGCGCCAAGGCTTCCGATATTCATGTCGAGCGTTACGGCGACCGGATTCGAATTCGAATCCGGGTTGACGGAGAACTGCACGATCTGACGCACTACCAACTCACGCCGCGTGACCATGCTGGCCTCATCAACGTCATCAAGGTGCGCGCCGAAATCAACATTGCCGAGCGACGCCTGCCGCAGGGCGGTCGCTCGCATATGCGGGTAGGCGCCACCAACTATGACCTGCGGGTCCAGATCCAACCATCGTTGCACGGCGAGCACGCCGTGATTCGCCTGCTGTCCCAGACCGGTCGAGTGCTGGGCCTGCGAGAATTGGGCATGTCCGAGCGCGTGGCGGGTTTCTACCAGCGGCTGCTGGACAATCCCGCCGGGCTCGTGCTGGTTGTGGGGCCGACCGGTTCGGGCAAGTCGACGTCACTGTATGCGGCGCTGCAGGAGCTGGCCGACGACGGTCGACGCAAGGTGATCACCGTGGAGGACCCGATCGAGTACTCCATCGACAATATCCAGCAGACGCGGGCGCGTCCCGATATCGGATTCAGCTTTGCCGATGCCATGCGGTCTTTCGTGCGCCAGGATCCCGACGTGATCATGGTGGGCGAGATCCGGGATGCGGAAACAGCGCTGGAGGCCATGCGCGCATCACAGACCGGGCACCTGGTGCTCTCAACCCTTCACAGTAACGACGCAGTCGACGCGCTACAGCGCCTCTACGATCTGCAAGTATTGCCCAATTCGATCGCCGGGGAGCTTCTGGCAATCATCGCCCAGCGCCTGGCCAAGCGCATCTGCGAGCACTGTCGGGAGCCGGCCGAACCCGATAGCCGCGTTTTACGAGAGTTGTTTCCGGAGCGTGTGCCCGTCAATTTCCGCTGTTTTCGGGGCCGAGGCTGCAAGCACTGCAATGGCCTGGGCACGCGCGGCCGGGTCGCCGTGGTCGAGTACTTGCAAGTCAACGACGATATTCGGCGCGTCATTTCACTGCAGCCGCCGGCCGGGGAGCTGCGCTGGCAGGCACTCGACGCCGGCTTGATCACCATGCGCGACAGCGCGCTCGACCACGTCATCACCGGCACGATTCCGCTTGACGAAATCCGCCGCATCCTGCCGCAGGATCGCATGGCGCCCGAGCAGCGCGGTGGCAGGAGGAAACAGCCGTGAGCAGAAAGCCGCAACTGCAACGACCGCCGGCTGAAACGGCCTTCGCCGACGAGCTCAAGAGATTAGCAAGCTGGGACGAGCATCCCGTGCCGCCGGGGTGGAAGCTCTCGCCTTTGGCCGTGGAGAAGTTCGTGCTCGGCGATGACGAGTTGAAAATCAGTCACAAGATCGTGATTGATCCGGGCGTGATCACGCGCGTGGTGATTGCCCTGTGTACCGACCGGGGCTGCCTGCTCGTCGGCGAGCCGGGAACGGCCAAGTCCTGGTTGTCCGAGTTGCTCGCCGCGGCCATTTCTGGCGACTCCTCGCTGACTCTGCAGGGCGGGGCACTCAGCGAAGTCGGCCAGCTGCTCTACAGCTGGAACGATGCGCTGCTCGCCCAGGGCGGCCCCAGGCCGGAGGCGCTGGTGCCCAGCCCGATCTATCGCGGCATGCGTGACGGCAAGATCGTGCGCTTTGAAGAGGTTGCCCGCTGCCCCCAGCCGCTGCAGGATGCGCTGCTGTCGATCCTGTCCGACCGGCTGATCACGGTGCCGGAACTCAGTGGTCAGTCCGGCGTTCTCTATTCGCGCGCAGGCTTCAACGTGATTGCCACATCCAACAGCATCGACGAGGGTGTGAACCGGATGAGTGCCGCGCTCAAGCGGCGCATGAATTTCGAGACGGTTCCCTCGATTCGCGAAGTCGAAGACGAAATCGAGGTGGTGTCGCGAGAGGTCGGCCGGCTCAACGAGTACGCCGGCGTCGATGTACGCATCGATCCATCCGTAATCATGGCTTTGGTGACCATTTTCCACGAACTGCGCAACGGCCAGTCGCTGAGCGGCCGCTCGACCGACCGTCTGGCCGGTGCGACCATGTCGACGGCCGAAGCTGTCAGTGTCGGCCATGCACTGTGCATTCATGCGCGTTATTACTCTGACGGCGAAGTGGATATCAAAAACCTGGTCCATTTCATCGTCGGATCGGCGCTGAAAGACCAGCCCGACGATCGTCGCCGGTTGCGCCACTATTTCGACACGGAAATCGCTCAGAAGCGCGGCGAAATATGGAAAGCGGTTTACGCCCAGCGGGAGCTGATCTGATATTCCATCAATGCTGGAGGAGCTGCCGGTAGATCGCTGGCAAGGCTCGGCTGAGCGCTGCCGCGTGCGGCACGATAGCGTAGCCGTTGCGGCCAAAGATGAGCGGAAAGTACTGTCGGGCACGCGCGTCGATGGTGACGCCGAAGACCACCAGGCCGTCGCGGCGGGCCTCGCGCACGGCCATGCGCGTGTCCTCGATGGCGTAGCGGCCTTCGTAGTGATCGGTATCATTGGGCTTGCCGTCGGTGAGGACCAGCAGCAGGCGGTGACGGTTGGCCTTCTCGGCCAGTTCGGCGGCCACGTGACGGATGGCCGCGCCCAGGCGCGTGTAGCGTCCGGGCTCGAGCGCGGCGATGCGGCGCTCGATGCCGCGATCCATGGGCTCGTCGAAGCGTTTGAGCGGCGTGATTTCCACCCGTTTACGCCGGTGCGAGGTAAAGCTGTAGACGGCCTGCTCGTCGCCGCAGGCGTCGATGCCGTTGGCGAGCACCAGCAAGGCTTCCTTCTCGATGTCGATGACGCGGCGATCGTCGAGCCAGGAGTCCGTCGAGAGCGACACGTCCACCAGGGTGGCCACGGCCAGATCGCGCGAGGTGTCGCGCCAGGTCGAGTAGATGCGCTCCGAGCCGGAATGGCCGGCGGCGCGCTCGGTGACCATGCGCACCAGGGCGTCGGTGTCGAACTCGTCGCCGTCGAGCTGGGCGCGCAGCAATTCGCGCCGCGGCCTGAGCGCCTCGAACTGCCGCCGCACGCTGCGAATACGCGAGCGGGTGTCGGCATCCGGTGACCAGTCTTCGTCGGCCATTCCGGGGTCGAGCACCTGTACGGCACAGAAATCGGGCAGATAGCGCCGGCGACCGTAGTGCCATTCAGGCCAGGTGACATCGGACTGCAGCGAGGATTCGGGAACGGCTGCGGAGGCGACCTCCAGGCCCATCTTCAGTCGCGTGGCTGCCTTCTTGCGGTGTTGGGACAGGGTCAGTTCTTCAAGTCCTTCGGCAGCCTGCCGCGCCTCGTCTTCGTCGTCGTCTTCGACCGCGCGGTTGACGTTGACCATCTCCGCCCAGGAAATGATCTTCTCGAAGGGGTTGAGCATCAGCGGGTCGTCGCGCTCGGTCTGGTCGAGATGGCGTCGGTGGGCCTGAAACATCTGTTCGCCCGCTTCTTTTGCATCGCCGCCGGTCTCCTCTTCGTCGGCGTCTTGATCGGACCCGCTCTCGGTTCCGGCACCGGCGGTGACTGTCGGCCAGAGCGGCACCGGCAGTGGCGGGTGATAGCCGGACGGGGCGCGGAAGCGGCGGATGGACCGGGGATCTTCGGTCACGGCCCGGTAGAAGTCTTCGCTGCGCTCGTCGAGGTCGACGCTCTCGCCCAGCACACGGCGAATGACTCGCTCGACAGCGGCCTCGATCGGCGGCAGCCGGCGGGAAGGTCGCAAGCGGATCAGCCCAGCAGCCAGATCGGCATAGCGCGAGCGCCAACCCGGGAATTCCCGGAGCAATGCTTGCAGGGCCTCGCCTGAAGCCGCCAGGTACAGGAGATCTTGCTGTAGTGGATCGGATGTCGACGGTGGCAGGCGGCTGAAGGCCAGGAACGCGGTCTGCCAGAAATACAGCAGGCGGTTGCTTTCGGTATCGGGAAACAGGGCGTTGCGCTGCGGCAGAATCAGGTGTTCGCCGTCGAACCGCGCCAACTCCATCGGCTCCTGATCGAGGCCCAGGCGCTGGCGCCAGCTCAGGCGATGAAAGTGGCCCGCCGCTCTGGCAGTGGTCAGTGTGATGCCGGTCGGACCACCCAGGGCGCGGAAATAGACTGCCAGCGCATCGCGCAGGGATTCGAAATCGACGGCGGCTTCGGGGTGGGTCGGGTAACTGCTCGCCGCGGATGCCCAGCGGTGCCACCAGCGGCCGGCGAGTTCCTCGAATTCGAGCCATTCAGGCATCGGGGCTCACGCTAAGTGAATGTGATCAGAGGTGCCCTAGAAACTGTGCGAGAGCAGTTCCTCGAGTGCGGCGATGACGTCCTCGTCGTCGCTCAGCGGCTGGATCAACGTCGCCCGGGCGGCGGTATCCATGGCCATGCCGTCGGCAACCAGGCTGGCGCAGTAGACCAGCAGGCGGGTCGACACGCCTTCCTCCAGATCCTTGCCCTTGAGTTCGCGAATGCGGCGGGCGAGGTTGACCAGTCCGGCACACAGGTCCCTCGACAGGCCGCTTTCTGTGGCCACAATTTCGATTTCCACATCCGGCGGAGGACAATCGAAGCTCAGCGCCGCAAAGCGCTGGCGTGTACTCGGCTTGAGCGACTTGAGAACGTGCTGGTAGCCGGGATTGTAGGAAACGACCAGCATGAACTCCGGCGGCGCCTGCAGAACCTCGCCGGTGCGCTCCAGTGGCAGGATGCGGCGGTCGTCGGTAAGCGGGTGCATGACGACCGTGACGTCCTTGCGTGCCTCGACCACTTCGTCGAGGTAGCAGATGCCGCCTTCACGCACGGCGCGGGTCAGCGGGCCGTCCACCCAATTCGTCTCTCCACCGGAGAGCAGGTAGCGGCCGGTCAGATCGGCCGCTGTCAGATCGTCGTGGCACGCGACGGTAAACAACGGCCGCCCTAGGCGGGCGGCCATATGGGCGACGAAGCGGGTCTTGCCGCAGCCGGTCGGGCCCTTGAGCAGCAGCGGCAGGCCCTGCTTCCAGGCCGCCTCGAAGAACGTGCACTCGCCGGCCGTCTCACGGTACCAGGGCAGTTCCGTCGACGGTTGGGCATTTCGCCCGGCATCACCCATCCGCGATACCGGATGCCACGTGCGCGTCGCCCTTGGGGCGCTGCTCGCGTGGCTTGCCGAGGGTGGCCCACAGGAAGATCAGCGCCCCGATGACCACGACGATGCCGGCGCCGAAGCGCATGGCGTAGAACACCCAGATCTGGTCCTGCGTGGTCATGTAGTTTTCACCCATGACGCGCTGCAGGTGAGTCTGGACCACGCCGGCGAAGGTCAGCGTGAAGGTCATGAAGGCCATGCCGCCGGTCATCAGCCAGAAACTCCACATGTTGCGGATCTGGTTGTAGGGCAACTTGCCCCGAAGTTGTGGCATGGCGTAGGTGATGATCGCCAGATTGAGCATCACGTAGGCGCCGTAGAAGGCGAGATGGCCGTGAGCGGCCGTGACCTGGGTGCCGTGGCTGTAGTAGTTGACCCACGACATGTTGTGCATCAGCCCCCACACCCCGGCGCCGAAGAAGGCCATGACGGCGCAACCGAGGGTCCAGAGAATCGCCGCCTTGTTGGGATGGTTGCGGCTGCCCTGCCAGAACATGTAGAAGGTGAAAACCACCATCGAGAACAGTGGCAGCACCTCAAGCGCGCCGAAGATGTTGCCCAGCGGCTGCCAGTAGGATGGCGTGCCGATCCAGTAGTAGTGGTGGCCGGTGCCGAGCAGGCCGGCGAACAGCACCAGGCCGACGATCACGTACAGCCACTTCTCGATGATCTCGCGGTCGACGCCGGACATCTTGACCAGCAGGTAGGCGAGCAGGGAAGCCATGATCAGGCCCCAGACACCTTCTACCCAGAGATGGATGACATACCACCAGTACATCTTGTCCAGCGACAGGTTCGCCGGGTTGTAGAAGGCGAACAGCCAGAAGATCGCTGCCAGCCACAGTCCGGCCATGAGGATCATGGAAATGGCTGTCCGGCGACCCGCCATCAGTGTGCGGCTGCCGTTATAGAGAAACATCAAAAACGAGATGGTCAGCAGGATCTTGATCCACAGTGGCTGCTCGAGAAACTCGCGACCTTCATGGATGCCGAACTGGTAACTGATCAGGGCCGCGGCACCGGCGAACACGAAGATGCCCAGCTGGATGTAGGCAATCATCGGGCTGTGCAGTTCGGTTTCCGCCTCCTCGGGCAACAGGTAGTAGGTGGCACCGAAAAAGCCGATCAGCAGCCACACGACGAGGAGGTTGGTGTGGCTCATGCGCATGATGTGGAAGGGCATGGCCTCGGCCATGAACTCCGGCCACACATATACGGCGCCCGCGAGCAGGCCGAACAGCACTTGCCCGGCAAACAGCAGCAGTGCGGCAATGAAAAATGGGTAGGCGACTTTCTGCGTCTGGTACTTCATTCAGATCTCCCTCTTATCCCGAAATCGTCGGTGGCCAGCCCTGCGTGTCGATCTCGCTGGTCCAGCGGAAGAAATCGACCAGGGCGTCGAGTTCTTCTTCGCTCAGATGCTTGTAGGAAGGCATCTGGCGTCGGCCGGGCGCGCCCAGCGGCTGCAGCTGAATCCATGACTTGATCCCCTGGCGGGCGGCTTCCGGGTTGTCGGCACCGCCGTAGCGCAACCACACGTTGCCGAGCTCGGGCGCAAAATAGGCGCCTTCGCCAAGCAGGCTGTGGCAGTTGATGCACGACTCCTTCTCCCACACGTGCTTGCCAAGCTTGACCGACTCGGTCAGACCTTCGTGATCGGTGGATTCGGTGACGATGTAGTAGTGGCTGTGCGCCGTCAGACCGACGAAGATGATGAAGAAAATGATGGAGCCGCCCAGAAAGATGTTGCGCGCGGCGTTGCGGCTGAGACCCTCGATCATTGGACCCTCCTCAAGCCAATGAATGAATGTGATGCTTGATTTACATCAATTTCATTCTAGGGTCTCGGCGGTTTCGGGTACAAGGAAATTCGTCAAAAAAACCCGACTCTTACGTTAGCAGTTCCTGATATTCCGGGTGTCGTTCGATCCAGGCTGCCACGTACGGGCAGCGGGCCCGGACCTTCAGATTCTGATCGTCGGCCCAGTCGAGTGCATGCCTGGTCAGCTGCCCGGCAATGCCGCGCCCGCCGACCGCCTTGGGCACGCCGACGTGGTTCATGCTCACCACGTCGCCTTCCAGGGTGAAGTCGAGTACACAGGAATGACCTTCGACGACGGCTTCGAAGCGGCCGGCCTCGCGATCGAGTTGAATGTCCAGGTCGCTCATGGAAGGTCTCCCAGGTCGGGGTCAGTAGAGGAATCGGGTGCGGATGGTGGCGGGAATGGCTTCCAGGCCGCGGATGATGCGGGTGGCATCCTCGGTCTCGGCGTCCATCACCACGTAGCCCACGTCCGGCAGGGTCTGCAGGTACTGGGCGACGATATTCACGCCGGCTTCGGAAAACACGCTGTTGATCGCCTGCAGTACGCCCGGCTCGTTGCGGTGAATGTGCAGGATGCGCCGGGCAGTGGCGTGGTCGGGCAGGGCGACTTCCGGAAAGTTGACCGCACCCATGGTCGAGCCGTTGTCCGAGTAACGCACCAGCTTGCCGGCCACGTCGAACGCGATGTTCTCCTGCGCTTCACGAGTCGAGCCACCGATGTGCGGGGTCAGCAGGACGTTGTCCATTCCCCTGAGTTCACTGATGAATTCCTCGTCGGGTCCGGAGGGCTCGCTGGGGAAAACGTCGATGGCCGCACCCGCCAAGTGACCGGATTTGAGCGCCTCGGCCAGGGCGGGAATGGCGACCACATTGCCGCGCGAGGCATTGATCAGGCGGCTGCCCGTTGGCAGGGCCGCCAGCTCGGGTTCGCCGATCATGCCCCGGGTCTGTTCGGTGTCGGGGACGTGCAGGCTGACGATGTCGGACTGCGCAAGCAGCTCGGTCAGGCCCGAGACCTGCCGGGCGTTGCCCAGCGGCAGCTTGTCGACGATATCGTGGAAGATCACGTTCATGCCCAGTCCTTCGGCCAGGATGCCGAGCTGCGATCCGATGTGACCGAAGCCGACGATCCCCAGGGTCTTGCCGCGTACTTCGTGCGAGCCGCTGGCGGTCTTGAGCCACTGCCCGCGATGGGCGGCCATGTTCTTTTCGGGGATGCCGCGCATCAGCATGATGATCTCGGCCAGCACCAGCTCGGCCACGGAGCGGGTGTTGGCATAAGGCGCGTTGAACACCGGGATGCCGCGCCGGCGGGCGGCAGCGAGATCGACCTGGTCGGTGCCGATGCAGAAACAGCCGATGGCGGTGAGCTTGTCGGCGGCGTCGAGCATTTCTTCGGTAACCCGGCTGCGCGAGCGGATGCCGAGAAAATGCACGCCGGCCAGCGCCTTGCTCAGTGCATCGGGTTCGAGAGCGGTCGACTCGACCTGGAGGTTGGTATAACCCGATGTGCGAATGCTCTCCACGGCGCGGTCGTGGATGCCCTCGAGCAGCAGGAAGTTGATCTTGTCTTTCGGCAGGGAGTGCCTGGCGTTCATGCGGATGATCGGCTCGGTTTCGGCGGGCTGAAGGGGTGATAATAACGTCATGAGCCGCTTCGATCCGATCGAATCGCTGAACGATGCCGAGTCCCTGGCCCATTACGGACGGGACTGGACGCGCTTCTGGCCCGCCCGGCCCGAAGCAGTGGTGTTTCCGCGTAGCACCGACGAGGTCGCGGAACTGGTCCGCATCGCGCGCCGCGAAGGGCTCAAGCTGGTGCCCAGCGGTGGGCGCACCGGCTTGTCGGGCGGTGCCGTGGCCAGCGAGGGCGAGGTTGTCGTCTCGCTCGAGAAGATGCGCGACGTGCTTGAGCTCGACCCAACCGAGCCGAGCCTGCGGGCCCAGGCGGGTCTGCCGGTGGGCGAGCTGCAGCGTCGCGCTACCGACGCCGGACTTTACTATCCCGTTGACTGGGCGGCGGCGGATTCCAGCCAGCTTGGCGGCTCCATCGCCACCAATGCCGGCGGCATCCGGGTGCTCAGATACGGCATGACCCGCGACTGGGTGCGTGGGCTGACCGTTGTTACCGGCACTGGCGAGGTGCTGGCGCTCAATCGCGGCCTGGTCAAGAACAACACCGGGCTCGACCTGCGCCACCTGATGATCGGCTCCGAGGGCGTGCTCGGCATCATTACCGAAGCCACTGTAGCCCTGACCCGGCCGCCGCCGGAGCAGTCGGTGCTGTTGCTCGGGTTCACCGAATTGGCAGCGATCATGCCCGCCTTCGCCGAACTGCGGGGTGGCCTGAACCTGTCAGCCTTCGAATTCTTCGACCGGAGCTCGGTCGAGCATGTCTCGAAGGCCACCGGCGAGTCATTTCCGCTCGACGGTGAGTGTCCTTTCTATGCGGTTGTAGAGTTCGATGACCCCGACCAGTCCAGCCAGGAAAAGGCGCTCGGCCTGTTCGAGCGACTGGCCGAGGTCGGCCATGTCTCCGACGGCACCATCAGCCAGTCGGGCGCGCAGGCCGA
It encodes the following:
- a CDS encoding cbb3-type cytochrome c oxidase subunit I, which translates into the protein MKYQTQKVAYPFFIAALLLFAGQVLFGLLAGAVYVWPEFMAEAMPFHIMRMSHTNLLVVWLLIGFFGATYYLLPEEAETELHSPMIAYIQLGIFVFAGAAALISYQFGIHEGREFLEQPLWIKILLTISFLMFLYNGSRTLMAGRRTAISMILMAGLWLAAIFWLFAFYNPANLSLDKMYWWYVIHLWVEGVWGLIMASLLAYLLVKMSGVDREIIEKWLYVIVGLVLFAGLLGTGHHYYWIGTPSYWQPLGNIFGALEVLPLFSMVVFTFYMFWQGSRNHPNKAAILWTLGCAVMAFFGAGVWGLMHNMSWVNYYSHGTQVTAAHGHLAFYGAYVMLNLAIITYAMPQLRGKLPYNQIRNMWSFWLMTGGMAFMTFTLTFAGVVQTHLQRVMGENYMTTQDQIWVFYAMRFGAGIVVVIGALIFLWATLGKPREQRPKGDAHVASGIADG
- a CDS encoding ATPase, T2SS/T4P/T4SS family, which translates into the protein MSASPMHRIKPLLDALPRSLFLASRDLDGVISGRSIPTRKAVERILELIEPLGMGRRVLVIGAGAGYLAAALARMVEDVVVVELKTEVADIARANFERAGIENVHLILGEGALGAPDLAPFDLILCTARINNRERLAGQLTEGGHLVTLEGDDPLVPLLAVQSLENERFRRRELGLVNLAHDAGETMIDLGYVDERQLDDAREEARRRREPVISVLQRRGDIADVDLYRSLAERYGLRLASADELLKDLDLALFRRFSKTFLDNQRLLPIRSSDGVLYVATDNPDAPTEDVARVQDFKSVEKYLVTPTDFRRLWQVIDLSSRGSEMLKWTERKQEPARSDDLLDNSDRELSHYLVSLYESILLDAVSAKASDIHVERYGDRIRIRIRVDGELHDLTHYQLTPRDHAGLINVIKVRAEINIAERRLPQGGRSHMRVGATNYDLRVQIQPSLHGEHAVIRLLSQTGRVLGLRELGMSERVAGFYQRLLDNPAGLVLVVGPTGSGKSTSLYAALQELADDGRRKVITVEDPIEYSIDNIQQTRARPDIGFSFADAMRSFVRQDPDVIMVGEIRDAETALEAMRASQTGHLVLSTLHSNDAVDALQRLYDLQVLPNSIAGELLAIIAQRLAKRICEHCREPAEPDSRVLRELFPERVPVNFRCFRGRGCKHCNGLGTRGRVAVVEYLQVNDDIRRVISLQPPAGELRWQALDAGLITMRDSALDHVITGTIPLDEIRRILPQDRMAPEQRGGRRKQP
- a CDS encoding CbbQ/NirQ/NorQ/GpvN family protein, translating into MGDAGRNAQPSTELPWYRETAGECTFFEAAWKQGLPLLLKGPTGCGKTRFVAHMAARLGRPLFTVACHDDLTAADLTGRYLLSGGETNWVDGPLTRAVREGGICYLDEVVEARKDVTVVMHPLTDDRRILPLERTGEVLQAPPEFMLVVSYNPGYQHVLKSLKPSTRQRFAALSFDCPPPDVEIEIVATESGLSRDLCAGLVNLARRIRELKGKDLEEGVSTRLLVYCASLVADGMAMDTAARATLIQPLSDDEDVIAALEELLSHSF
- a CDS encoding TolC family protein; this encodes MSNGTLQSAYCSSRLARLALYLSVLLVFSTLTPAADSGDENAAETRAVASDETPLTMERAVSLATTAADPSVQQYVARGEALENDAIADGQLPDPMISAQVVNVPTDTFRLDQEGMTQALRIGLRQEIPAGRTLDIRQRQRSTEAGGERAQTDLALRRIALETRQAWLELAWQDQAVAVLRRSRGRIEQQIESLQSRFAAGGLHSQALLRTELELALLDDRITEHRRMADRARATLSRYIGGEAYRPLPESMPDFEATAIDPDELQQQLVSHPAVQAKQARIEAAELGIELAEQAYKPKLAIEAGYGLRSDHPDLASIGVTMSLPLFAGQRQDKRQTAAIRRSSAATFDRDALLLDLRRQLKQAIADWQRYRERLALYEKVVSERARDTVEASVTTYANGQTDFAELIRSQLTDLDTQIKQAELQARAGSAWAQILFLSGEES
- a CDS encoding cytochrome c — encoded protein: MIEGLSRNAARNIFLGGSIIFFIIFVGLTAHSHYYIVTESTDHEGLTESVKLGKHVWEKESCINCHSLLGEGAYFAPELGNVWLRYGGADNPEAARQGIKSWIQLQPLGAPGRRQMPSYKHLSEEELDALVDFFRWTSEIDTQGWPPTISG
- a CDS encoding AAA family ATPase gives rise to the protein MSRKPQLQRPPAETAFADELKRLASWDEHPVPPGWKLSPLAVEKFVLGDDELKISHKIVIDPGVITRVVIALCTDRGCLLVGEPGTAKSWLSELLAAAISGDSSLTLQGGALSEVGQLLYSWNDALLAQGGPRPEALVPSPIYRGMRDGKIVRFEEVARCPQPLQDALLSILSDRLITVPELSGQSGVLYSRAGFNVIATSNSIDEGVNRMSAALKRRMNFETVPSIREVEDEIEVVSREVGRLNEYAGVDVRIDPSVIMALVTIFHELRNGQSLSGRSTDRLAGATMSTAEAVSVGHALCIHARYYSDGEVDIKNLVHFIVGSALKDQPDDRRRLRHYFDTEIAQKRGEIWKAVYAQRELI
- a CDS encoding GNAT family N-acetyltransferase; this translates as MSDLDIQLDREAGRFEAVVEGHSCVLDFTLEGDVVSMNHVGVPKAVGGRGIAGQLTRHALDWADDQNLKVRARCPYVAAWIERHPEYQELLT
- a CDS encoding VWA domain-containing protein; amino-acid sequence: MPEWLEFEELAGRWWHRWASAASSYPTHPEAAVDFESLRDALAVYFRALGGPTGITLTTARAAGHFHRLSWRQRLGLDQEPMELARFDGEHLILPQRNALFPDTESNRLLYFWQTAFLAFSRLPPSTSDPLQQDLLYLAASGEALQALLREFPGWRSRYADLAAGLIRLRPSRRLPPIEAAVERVIRRVLGESVDLDERSEDFYRAVTEDPRSIRRFRAPSGYHPPLPVPLWPTVTAGAGTESGSDQDADEEETGGDAKEAGEQMFQAHRRHLDQTERDDPLMLNPFEKIISWAEMVNVNRAVEDDDEDEARQAAEGLEELTLSQHRKKAATRLKMGLEVASAAVPESSLQSDVTWPEWHYGRRRYLPDFCAVQVLDPGMADEDWSPDADTRSRIRSVRRQFEALRPRRELLRAQLDGDEFDTDALVRMVTERAAGHSGSERIYSTWRDTSRDLAVATLVDVSLSTDSWLDDRRVIDIEKEALLVLANGIDACGDEQAVYSFTSHRRKRVEITPLKRFDEPMDRGIERRIAALEPGRYTRLGAAIRHVAAELAEKANRHRLLLVLTDGKPNDTDHYEGRYAIEDTRMAVREARRDGLVVFGVTIDARARQYFPLIFGRNGYAIVPHAAALSRALPAIYRQLLQH